In Ovis canadensis isolate MfBH-ARS-UI-01 breed Bighorn chromosome 11, ARS-UI_OviCan_v2, whole genome shotgun sequence, the DNA window accctccaaataaagttacattcctatagggtgaggatgtagtgagttacaatcaagaaaggaatttatttaacccaaggttaacatgattaatcttaaagttaatacttatttctcctatatgctagttatattcatcataagggcagggaacatggagatttagcagcaaacatcagcccagcaaatgaaaatcctttcaccaatgctccccttaagatctatttaggcTTAAGAtggtgataaagttacatttttacatagcaaggacacagcgatttataacaaagtacagtgatctattacaaaaaagaaaattcattaactcaaaaagtctagtattgctaaccttaagaactactatatttccttttctatattccaaatacattgattaatatattcccaggtgcctaaggatatggagccCTGGCTGCAAttattgactcaacaatgagaaaagccctatggctaattaagactttcaaaatactccaaaactctctgtgctgtttatggttgagaggtagtaaacagtcatgtgcttagtggcaggagtatggatatcctgtcacacaagctagtctgtcagcagagaggtttgacctaagacacccttgtcacacccagggcagggaattagcagcaattattggcacaacaaatgaaaaacccttcaccaatataattcctaaccaacccactacaCTAacaatttccaactccccaaaagaatttgcctttagtaagtctaaaacatcttgtgcctctcagattgggaggctgtaaacaatcacatgtggccggacggacctatacaggtgggctagataaccttcagaggagttcgtaagctgaaacactcttgtcatgcccaggaatttttactgactcggagctgcaagttaactccttctccgagagaaatggttatgggggagagtcccccgtaaagtcagaggtataggtgagagcataaaacagactctggttttggggtagatgctcgggaacagggggtttcctgaggcttgatcacgcctttgcgtatgccaagcctccttcctcatgacctttgccatgggcggagttcctcacgctggcccccggcaatatAATATAGTGTGTATTCTTATTACTTCTTTAAGCAATAGGCCAAAGAAGCATAGAAACGttaagagggaagaaagaaagcttGTGTGTAAGAGTAAACAGAAGTTAAGCTGTATTAGGACACTGAGAAGGGGTGAAAAATAAAGCTTGCAAGCCTTTGCTGAAGCTGCTTCATCTTCCTGGAATGTTTCATCTTTGTCTTTATCTTTGCAAACTACTATTCCTCTGTCAAAATCCTAGCTTTCCCCTGAATGCTTCCTACCAATGATTAACTACCCTGTTCAAATACAATTTGTCCCTGCATTGTGCTCCGAATTTTGCACTCTCTGCGATGCAGACACCCTGAGGGcactataaaatttaattttgtttctggGACAGAGCACATTAGTGACAAATGTTTGTCGAGTGAATGAAGGCTTTTGGATAAATTAAGGGTATGTAAtggtcctttaaaaaatatgtctgtTTTGCCTGGTGGAGAAAAGTGGAAGAAACATTCCAAACAAAGGGATCATGGTTACACTCGAGGAAAACCACATTTGTTTAAGTGGCAAGCAACGTGTCACCTGATAAAACACATTTGTGGAAGTTCAAATTTGATCCATAGCGTGGATCTTACCTATAGGACACCATGGATACATATGCTGTATTAAGACAGAAACAGATGTGATAGAAAGGAGGTGAACACATATGCTGACACTGGTTCTCTTCACTTCCAGACATCCCAATTTAGCTCTCTTTTGTGAGAAATAACCACCATCACTGGTTTAATGTCAATCAgctaaaaatatttgctgaacatcTATTGTCTTTGTCTGAGTTGCACCCGAAGTAGATATTGAAACACAGATGTGAGTGCAAGCAGTTTACCTGGGGGAACGATTCTCAGAAGTGCACACGAGGAAGTGGGAAAGGAAGACAGGGAAAAAGGGAAAACCCGTAAGTCCGGGTTAATAATGCAGTTGTCACTGTGGGTAACTGAGGAATGAATCTGGGGCCTACCTGAGGCTGGGAGCTATTAGCTGCCATGGTTATaagcctagaaaatcccacagaatTAACTGAATATTATTGTTAACAGTGAAGCGGGCTATCTTAGAAAACTGATGGATTTCTTATGCACTTTTATATTTCTTcacaaaataaaatggcaaaaatgaatTCACAGATCTGAGCAATAAATATAAAGAGATATGTAAATAAATCTGTCAAATAATATACTTATCTGGTATTGGAGGAATATATTAACATTGCCTGAAGGccaaaaattaatatttgaataaacatcagaaaaaaaatttacaggtaaaggtatttataaataaagacataaatgtcATACAAAAGGATTCAATAAGAATGTATATCCATTTGTAAAAATTGGTTTTGAATGGGATTGGCAAAGACAAATGATGGACAACTCACGTATGATCACATTCTTTTGtgttattcaaatttttttttaatttttattttttttaaaattttgatatctttaattcttacatgcgttcccaaacatgaacccccctcccacctccctccccataacatctctctgggtcatcctcatgcaccagccccaagcatgctgcatcctgcgtcagacatagactggcgattcaattcttacatgatagtatacatgttagaatgtcattctcccaaatcatcccaccctctccctctccctctgggtccaaaagtccattatacacatctgtgtctctttccctgtcttgcatacagggtcgtcattgccatcttcctaaattccatatatatgtgttagtatactgttttggtgtttttctttctggcttacttcactctgtataatcggctccagtttcatccatctcatcagaactgattcaaatgaattcttttttacggctgagtaatactccattgtgtatatgtaccacagctttcttatccattcatctgctgatggacatctaggttgtttccatgtcctggctattataaacagtgctgcgatgaacattggggtacatgtgtctctttcaattctggtttccttggtgtgtatgcccagaagtgggattgctgggtcataaggcagttccatCTGcaatttgttaaggaatctccacactgttctccatagtggctgtactagtttgcattcccaccaacagtgtaggagggttcccttttctccacaccctctccagcatttattgcttgcagatttttggatcgcagacattctgactggtgtgaagtggtacctcattgtggttttgatttgcatttctctaataataagtgatgttgagcatcttttcatgtgtttgttagccatccgtatgtcttctttggagaaatgtctatttagttctttggcccattttttgattgggtcgtttatttttctggaattgagctgcataagttgcttgtatatttttgagattagttgtttgtcagttgcttcatttgctattattttctcccattcagaaggctgtcttttcaccttgcttatattttcctttgttgtgcagaagcttttaattttaattagatcccatttgtttatttttgcttttatttccagaattctgggaggtggatcatagaggatcctgctgtgatttatgtcggagagtgttttgcctatgttctcctctaggagttttatagtttctgatcttacatttagatctttaatccctatcaagctaccagccacattttttacagaactagaacaaataatttcaagatttgtatggaaatacaaaaaacctcgaatagccaaagcaatcttgagaaaggagaatggaactggaggaatcaacttgcctgacttcaggctctactacaaagccacagtcatcaagacagtatggtactggcacaaagacagacatatagatcaatggaacaaaatggaaagcccagagataaatccacacacatatggacaccttatctttgacaaaggaggcaagaatatacaatggagtaaagacaatctctttaacaagtggtgctgggaaaactggtcaaccacttgtaaaagaatggaactagatcactttctaacaccgcacacaaaaataaactcaaaatggattaaagatctaaatgtaagatcagaaactataaaactcctagaggagaacataggcaaaacactctcaaatatttttttaaaaagcatgtgtTTGTGTATAAGTGACATAAAAttcttggaaaagaataaaagtaccTCAGATAAAATTCACAGTTCTCTCTACAAATTCAGTTCCATgagttttatacatttatgtttaAGTTTGTACTTATTATATActatcgctcagtcatgtccaactctttgcgaccccatggactgtagcctatcagactcctccgtccatgggatttttcaggcaagaatattggagtgggttgccacttctttctccaggagatcttcccgaaccagggattgaacccaggtctcctgcattgtagacagacgatttaccgtctgagccaccagggaagtcttattatATACTAAAAGATGATAACTACATTGCTGTCAGTGTTTCCAGCTCTCAAATTAACTGTTGTGAATTACAAATTGCTTTTTGGGACTGTTTGAGTTCCCTAGGAAGCAGACCCAGAGATGAAAATTAGCAAAAAGGGTGTTTATTGAGAAGTGATCTTGGGATTAGTACTGctaggaggaaagggaagggaagtgagcaGAAATGGACAGGCGGAGAAATCAAGCTAGGATAGAGTTTCAGTGGACATCTAAGCATGGCACTGGAAAGGTCCCTTTTTACTCTTGGACATAAAATCACAGTCAGCAGTAATACCAAGGAACTGTCCCTGGGTCGGTTTCATTGCTTTATATCACCTGACTGGCACTGAAGGTAGCCCCACTATAAGGCAGAATAAACTGAATATTctgaatagtaataataataaaccaaatGTACTGAAGCCCTGGCTACCAGAACAAAGCAGAACTCCACTGTATACCTGCAGGGGCTTTCTTGCTgtctcagaagataaagaatctgccctcaatgcaagagacatgggttcaatccctggggcagaaagattccctggagaacggaaagggaacccactccagtattcttgcctgcagaatctgtggatagaggagccttgtgggataCAATCCACGGGgccacatagagttggacacggctgagtgactaacatttcaaCAGTATATGTGGACGAAGGACTCATTGCCTGTGACCCGAAGCAGAAAATACATAGACTTTACTAACCTATCTACCTGCTGCTTTTATAGGTGAAAAAACCCTGAAAGCTGGTGTTGTTAAAAATCATGAATTGTGTTCAATCTTTCCAAATTTTTTCTCATGTTATTATCTTCACAGATGCTCAATCACTTCAATTTCACCTCCTTTCCCCATAAAGACTAGAAAAtgattaatttatctattttctagACATAACTAGGCAGCGATCAATGTCATTTGACCTCTCTTGAAAGTTGATTGATTTGTGCTGTTTGGCAGGTAGAGGAAAAATTCAATTACTTGGATCGAAAtgtaaatcctttaaaaaaataaagagagtaaCAATCAGATTCAAATTTCAGTGCCAATAGGAGGACGTTTATTTAGgttcatggaaataaaaagacGTAAGAAAATCTTTACCAAAGAGTACACCAAAAAATCTTCATTGGATTTCCatatcagagagagagaaatcagggGCCCTACAAGTGATAGAGACAAATTCCTTAAGCATGAAAAACAGATGTCCTAAAGAAATAAGGACGAGTGTTGGGAGAATGTAATTTGCTGGGAGATTCTGAGTGTTCTCATTTGCAACGGAGGGAGTTTGGAGAGAAGTTAGAATGTGGATTCAGTATGTCCGGTGTGTGTTTATGAAATTCAAGGACGAGTTCTCTTGAACcctccacattttaaaaagaagctctgcaactgtggggagggaggaaatgaGGAAGCAGTATGTTCAAAGCAGAGATTCAGCAGCAAGAGGAGGGACAGCACACGGGGCGGGGGCAGGTGGAGATGACACAGGTGGGGCGATAGCAAGTGGTGTGGCAGGAGACCCGGCCGCACACTGGGCGCAGGCAGCAGCTTGGGCGGCAGCAGCTGGAGCCACAGCAAGAGGGGCGGCAGCAGCTGGAGATGCGGGGGCAGCTGGGCTGGCAGCACACAGACTGGCAACACCGGGGCCTGCAGCTGGAGATGCAGCATGTAGGCCTGCAGCAGCTGGAGCCACAGCTGGACCCACAGCTGGAGGGGCGGTAGCAGCTAGAGATGTAGCAGGTGGGGcgagggcaggtgggctggcagcaCACAGGCTGGCAGCACTGGGGCCTGCAGCAGCTGGAGATGCAGCTGGTCGGCCTGTAGCAGCTGGAACCACAGCTGGAAACACAGCAGGAGGGGCGGGAGCAGCTAGAGATGCAGCAGGTGGGGcgagggcaggtgggctggcagcaGATGGGGCGGTAGCAGCTGGACACACCACAGCTGGGGCGGTAGCAGGTGGTCCTGCAGCAGGTGGTCTGGCAGCAGCTGGGGGAGCAGCAGGTCTCCTGGCAGAGACTTCGGCCACAGCTCTGGTCAGAGCAGACGGAGCCACAACAGGAGCTGACCATGGTGTCAGAGGGTGGAGGTTCTGGGTGAGTTTCTAGGAAAGTGAGTTTCTTGAGTCTGAGACTCTTCTTGGCCCGCGGTCCCTTTATACCCTGCAGAAGAGCTGCTATCATGACATCATTTTTCCCGTGTTATTGTTTACCCTCCTAGGAAAATTGATCATTTAATTGCATAATTGTGTGTTTCTCATGCAGTAGTCCAAAATGAAGAAAacgatatctttccttttcctgataAGTGTCTGTGTGTCCAATTGAAAGCCCTGTCCCAGTTCTTCCTTTTGGGTGTCACCTTTTCTACTGGTTGGTTCAATATCTTATACAGCTTTTATCATCTGCATCTAGCATCTTTTTTTTGAATGTGATATCTCTCCTATCACTGCTCTCTGAACTTCAGAGAGAAAAATTTCTTATACAGGCTCATGTATATTTTGTTGTCAAGGGTGAGGGGAACAAGTGCTGGTCAGGTGAAACACTGGAAAGGAATTAGAAAGAAAGATGTTTGGGGTGAATGTCCCACAAATAATATGGATGAATGTGATCCTAAGTGGGCGTTTTGGATGGTCAGGAAGATAGGTAGACTACAAGGAATTTTCAA includes these proteins:
- the LOC138414719 gene encoding keratin-associated protein 4-8-like isoform X1, with translation MVSSCCGSVCSDQSCGRSLCQETCCSPSCCQTTCCRTTCYRPSCGVSSCYRPICCQPTCPRPTCCISSCSRPSCCVSSCGSSCYRPTSCISSCCRPQCCQPVCCQPTCPRPTCYISSCYRPSSCGSSCGSSCCRPTCCISSCRPRCCQSVCCQPSCPRISSCCRPSCCGSSCCRPSCCLRPVCGRVSCHTTCYRPTCVISTCPRPVCCPSSCC
- the LOC138414719 gene encoding keratin-associated protein 4-8-like isoform X2 encodes the protein MVSSCCGSVCSDQSCGRSLCQETCCSPSCCQTTCCRTTCYRPSCGVCISSCCRPQCCQPVCCQPTCPRPTCYISSCYRPSSCGSSCGSSCCRPTCCISSCRPRCCQSVCCQPSCPRISSCCRPSCCGSSCCRPSCCLRPVCGRVSCHTTCYRPTCVISTCPRPVCCPSSCC